CTACAAAGTCTTCACATGCATTTTAAAACTACTGCAAACATTTCTTAAATAAAAATCATGATTTCATGTAAAGATAAATAACTAGAtgaccaaaaaaacaaaaactcaaagaaaagaagaaaaaccgTGCAGACAATCGTATGAGCGCAAATACAGGCGCTAATCTGGAATGGGTAACTACGCCTGCCTATTGGTTTGTAAGACCACCTGTCGCATAGACACCCCTATATCTCGCCTTGAGCGAGACCTAGGAAAGCTCGCTGAACGTGAGACAGAGATGGGCCAGCCCAGAAGCGAGGGAGGGCATTGACTCCTTTTTttactttttacattttcacttattttttagttttgttttgtttataatttaaaatattctaaatatataatTTAAAGAAAACACTCTATAAAAACATTTTGAAATgttgaccaagcatttgaaaaatttATAGAAAAATATTTATTACATATAAGGAAAAAAATATATAAACAATTGATCATGTATTACAAAAAATGTTAATAAAGTATAtggaaaatgttaaatatgtataaaaaTGTTAATATTTCATTTATAAAATGTGAATCAAGCATATGAAAAAAGTGTTAAGCGTggatagaaaaaatgttgaccatgtattagaaaatgttaatcttgtatttttaaaatgttaatcaatcatttgaaaaagtttaaaagtgtgtataggaaaaatgttgaccatgtattcaaaagaaacaaaaaaccaAAGAAATGAGAAACAGAGAAGACACAAAAGAAAAaattggaaaaagaaaactgaagaAACAAATGCAAACAAGATTAATACTTTTTGATGCTACATTTTAATAACTTAAAAAAAGTGCCGTCTATCGAAAATAACAAAAACAGGGCGAACAGATCCTTGCTACCACCCTCCCCGGCGGACGCGCGGCTTTCCGGCGACCCCCTcaggtggtggcgagggagaggagaagggggaaagggggccAGCAACGGCTAGGGTtagcgccgcccgagtcgcccctgcgggagcgacgcgggggccaaggggggggaggTCTCAAGTGAACTCATTAGAGAGGGCTGGCCCATTTTGTCGTGAGCTACCTTTTGCTGACCCTTGCTGCTATTTTGGTATCTCTAGCCTAATTTTAGTGCTCTGGCAGCAAGTAGCAATGCTAAACTTGAAACCAAAAGGAAGCTATCACTTACCCCATAAGTTGCCTAGAAAACGATGATTCATCTTGAAATCATATCATTCTTAGGTCGGGTGTCGCTAATCATGTTTTGCATTTGATGctacattttactccctttgtcccataatgtaagacatctTTTTTACATTAATGTAGGGTCAAAAAaaacattatgagacggagggagtaacttaaTAAAAGCGCCTTTTATCGAAAGTAATGAAAACCttgcattttctttttcaacttaAATTCGAAATCCAAATTACAATGCCAAATTTGAATGGCAAACAGCTAGCAGCACAGCAAGTACGACGACCCACACGGGCTCACATTTCCCCGCCATGTACATGTACAGAAGAAGCCACGACGATGGAGAAAGTCTCCAGCTTAATTAGAGGCCACAGATGGGCAGGTCGAGCGGGGGCGGCACCGTGGCCTGGagctccgtcttgccgtcctccacCAGCAGCGCCATGGCGAGCCCGCCGGAGAGATGCGCGTCGATGTGGCAGTGCACCAGCCACACCCCCGGGTTGTCCGCCACGAAGCGCACGACGGCCCAGCCGCCGACGGGCACGCCGATGGTGTTCCGGCTGGGCGGGTCAACCATGTTGAACCTGCCCGCGTCCCGCCTCGGGTCGTAGTTGCCGAACCCGGTGGCGAGCACGTAGAAGTGGTAGCCGTGGATGTGCATGGGGTGCTCCTCCGCCGCGAAGATGCCCGTGTCCTGGAACACCATCTGCACCACGGCGCCGTACCTGACGCGGTACAGCCGCGTGCCCTTGACCGGCTGCCACAGCGCGCGGGGGACGCTCTGCGAGGTGTAGTCGAAGGCCACCGGCGGCCGAGCCGGGAAGTCGTCGGTGAAGACGCCGGGGATGCGGCCGTAGTGCGCCTGCAGCAGGGACACGGTGCTGGGGAGCTGGAACGACACGTTGTTCATGCTCGCGCCCAGCCGGGTGCTGTTGGGGCCCTGGCAGAAGGGGCCCGGCCGGCAGCTGAACTGGCCGAACCCGACCGTGGTGAACACCTCCTGCGTCACTGGCCCGGGAACCTTCACCGGCCTCGGGCTCCGGATGCTGTTGGAGAAGGCGGTGGCCGTGGCCGTGTCGTTGTTGGCCGGCAGCATAGCAGGGAACATTGGTGCTCCAGCGCCTGCGCCTGCGGCAGCGTTCTTGTACTGGAAGATGGCGGTGGCTGTGGTGTTGTCCACGGGGACGCCCCGAGCGGAGGCGTAGACGCGGGCGCCGAGGTAGTAGCGGCCAGGGGCGGCGTGGGCCGTGACGAGGACGTCGGTGGTCTGTCCTGGACCAAGGAGCACGACGGTGGTCTCGAAGGGCTTGGTGTACATGGCGTCGGCGGCCACCACGGTCATCTTGTGGCCGGCGAGCGAGACGAAGAGCTCCGAGTTCATGGCCGCGTTGATGATGCGCAGCAGGTTCG
This window of the Triticum aestivum cultivar Chinese Spring chromosome 5D, IWGSC CS RefSeq v2.1, whole genome shotgun sequence genome carries:
- the LOC123124177 gene encoding laccase-3, producing MDTTAATTRRLMRMRLGCCISGVLVLSFLLPSALAEERFYEFVVQETVVKRLCQTNKIITVNGQFPGPTIEVHDGDTLAIKAVNRAQYNVTLHWHGLRQLRNGWADGPEFVTQCPIRPGSSYTYRFRVQEQEGTLWWHAHSSWLRATVHGALVILPKRGRPYPFPKPAKEIPVVLAEWWRRDPIAVLRQSMVTGAGPNVSDAILINGQPGDFLQCSSQETSIIPVVAGETNLLRIINAAMNSELFVSLAGHKMTVVAADAMYTKPFETTVVLLGPGQTTDVLVTAHAAPGRYYLGARVYASARGVPVDNTTATAIFQYKNAAAGAGAGAPMFPAMLPANNDTATATAFSNSIRSPRPVKVPGPVTQEVFTTVGFGQFSCRPGPFCQGPNSTRLGASMNNVSFQLPSTVSLLQAHYGRIPGVFTDDFPARPPVAFDYTSQSVPRALWQPVKGTRLYRVRYGAVVQMVFQDTGIFAAEEHPMHIHGYHFYVLATGFGNYDPRRDAGRFNMVDPPSRNTIGVPVGGWAVVRFVADNPGVWLVHCHIDAHLSGGLAMALLVEDGKTELQATVPPPLDLPICGL